Sequence from the [Clostridium] scindens genome:
TGGTCTTTCAGCTACAGAAGCCGAAAGACCTGTTCTACGGAAGCGCGCATATTCTCCCGGGCATTCTCCGGCTTCATGGCTTCCTCAAGCGTGGTAACGCCCCGGATGATGGGGAAGAACGCGTCAATACCGGCCTGGTTGCAGGCGGCAGCGTCCTTGGTTACGCTTCCGGCAAAGGCAAGGACTTTCGCGTTATACTTTTTGGCCAGCCGGGCAACTCCGACAGGAGCCTTTCCCATGGCGGTCTGATGATCCAGACGGCCCTCTCCGGTGACGGCCACATCCGCGTCTTTTAACTCTTCTTCCAGCCCCACGGCGTCCAGAATCAGGTCGATTCCCGGGGTAAGTCTTGCATTCAGGAAACTTAGGAAGGCAAAGCCAAGGCCGCCGGCTGCTCCCGCGCCTTCTGTTTCTGCGTAACTGCAGCCGAAGGTATCGGCGGTTATCTGCGCATAGTGCGCCATTGCCTGGTCCAGTGGTTCTTTCTGCGCATCGGTCACGCCCTTTTGCGGCCCATAGATGTAGGTAGCGCCGTTTTTGCCGCAGAGCGGGTTTGTTACATCGCAGGCCACTTGGAAATTGCATTCGGCAAGTCTTGGATTTGTTCTGGTACTGCTGATGGCGGCAACTTTGGAGAGCGCCTGCGCGCCTTCTCCCACATCATTTCCCTGACTGTCGAGAAATACGAATCCAAGCGCCTTTAGCATGCCGATGCCGCCGTCATTGGTGACGCTTCCGCCGATTCCGATTATAAAGTTCCGGCAGCCTTTTTTGATGGCATCGTTGATCATCTCGCCTACGCCGTAGGTGGTGGCAGCCAGGGGATCCTGCCTGTCCGTGGGAACAAGCGTGATTCCGGCGGCAGAAGCCATCTCGATGATGGCGGTCTTCGTTTCTTCCAAGTATCCGTAATATGCTTGGACCTTTGTTCCCATAGGCCCGGTGACCGTAAGATCGACGCGCTCGCCTTTCATTCCTTCGATCAAGGCATCCGTGGTGCCCTCTCCGCCGTCAGCCAGGGGCTTTACAATGACTTCTGCATCCGGCCTGGCGGCAAGGATTCCCTCCTTGACTGCAATACCGGCTTCCATGGAAGTCAGGCTTCCTTTTAAGGAATCGATTGCTACAACAACTTTCATTTCTTTGAACCTCCTGTGTCTGTTATCCATTTCGATACTTTGTTAAGGCGAGTATAGCACATCAGAGTCAAATGGAAAATGTTCCCCGAGACAAAAATGAGACGAATTAGTTAGGAAATATGTTACGGAGTACAATATTTCGCGAATATTTACTCAGGTATCGTATACTTTAGCAATACGGCCAGATACAAAAGAACAGAATCCTTAAAGTCCCGGGGATTCAATCCGCTGATCCGGTGGATGCGGTCAAGTTTATACTGCAGCGTATTTTTGTGGAGAAATAACTTCTCGCTTGTCCGTAACAGGGACCGCCCTTCCTCAAAATAGACACGAAGCAGTTCCTTCTCCTCTTCCGAGAGAAGGGACAGCGTTTTAGCCAGAAATGCTTCCTTGCTCCTGGTACTTAAGGAGGCAAGCAGAATCTCCAGATCCATGTCATCAAACAGGACGAAAGGCTTATCTGATGATGCGCTTTTTAGGGCGATCTGTGCTGTGGAGTAGGAATGTGCCAGATGAAGCAGATGGTCCGCGCAGCCGACGCCGGCAGATAATATATCTGTGTTGGAATCTGCGAAGCCCTTAAGCTGCGCCTGATTCTGTTCGAAGACCGGCTCGTCCAGGATGCCGACGTATTCATTGGGATATTGGAAGCAATAAAGGGATATTTTAAGCCGGTCGAACATCTGGCAAAGCTTCATCTCGGCAGAGGATGGCACGGTAGCATTGGCAGCGGGATGGAGGCGGTAGAGCAGAACCCGTTTCTTAACGGTCCTGTCTATGCGAAGTTCTGCGAGCAGTTCTTCTATGCGGGACAGTTCTTCGGTCCCAAGTTCCGCCGGATTTTCAGATAGAAGCATCTGGATCAGATAAGATTTCTTTTCCGTCAGCGTGCGTGCAGCAGCATTGACTTCCTGTTCCCGTATCAGCAGGCGGGTGATCCGCTCCGCCAGATAAGCGTATTTGCGTACGGACTCGGGCTCTCCGCTGATTCCGATGACGGCAATGAAGGCGCCGTCATGGGAGATGGGGATATTCACGCCTTTGCTGGTGCCTTCATAATTGTCTTCCTCAGCCACTTCGATGGCTGTCATGGTATCTGCGGCCTTTTTTCCGATCTCATGGAATGTGCCGATTCGTTCCTCGTTCGTGCTGGCAAATATTATTCCCTTCCGGTTGATGAAATTAATGTCATGCCCGCAGATATCCTGCACGGTATTCACGATCTGCTGGGCGAGAGTGCGGCTGACGGTAGTGATCATAAGTTTCTCCCTTCCTTGCTATTATCCTGATTATACCGCCTTTGCCTCATGGTTGCAATCAATAAGGCGGTCATTAGATATTGCAACTGCGATAAGGCGGCCTTATAATAAGGACAAGCAAAAAGCGCCCATGATATCAAAGAATCCAGGAAAGAGCAGGTGAAAATAGTATGACATTTTATGCGATCAATGGAAGCCCGAGAAAAAGAGGAAATACGGCAGTTTTGCTGGATAAGGCTTTACAAGGAGTTAAAGATGTAATCCCGGATGCGGATACGAAGATAATTCATGTATATGATTATTCCTACACAGGCTGTGTCAGCTGCTATGCCTGCAAGCGAAAGGGAGGCAAGTATTATGGGCGGTGCGCCAAAAAGGATGCGATCTCTTCGCTTCTGCCGGAACTCTCGCAGGCAGATGGGCTTATCATAGGGTCTCCGGTATATTTTCATAGTCTGACAGGCCAGCTGCAGGCTTTTCTGGAAAGGCTGCTCTATCCATACCTGGCGTATGGAAAGGAATATTATTCGATTGCTCCTAAGCAGATGCCGGTCGCATTTGTATATACGATGAATGCCACAGAAGAGAAAGCACAACAAATGAATTATCAAATAAAACTGTCGCCGATGGAAGAATACGCCGGAGTCGTTTTTTCACCTCCGGCGGTTCTGTACTGCTATGATACTTGCCAGTTTGATGACTACAAGCGATATATGGCACAACGGTTTTCCGAAGAAAAGAAACTACAGCGCAGGCAAGAGCATTTTCCAATAGACTGTGAAAATGCCCGTGGAATGGGGCGGGCAATGGCACAAAAGATTACAGGTCAGAATCCCACTGCCGAAGGAAGTCCTGGCAGAATTTGATGAACTCAATCTGGTTGGCGTGAAAATAACTGTTGTGCAGCGATACCAGATTATAGGCATGAAATTCATAATAATTCTCAATAAAGATCTGCTGCAGGATGCCCTCCCGCAGTTCGGAGGCGACAGCGCTCTTGTATAAAAAAGAGATGCCGATATTGTGCAGCAGCAATTGCTTGACCAGCGGAAGGCTGTTGTTGATCTCGATATGGTTATGAAAATGGATGGTGGATATATGATTATCCCGGAAGATGGATTCCAGCCGTTTCCTGGAGGGAGTCTTATCTGCGCCCAGGATCAGGGTGTTATTATAGACTTCCTCTATGGGGACGGTTTTTCCTGCCAGCGGATGCATGGACGAGCATACGCAGACCACGCTGGAATGGTATAATTCGTAATAATCATGTTCCGTTTTTGATACGATGCCATCCATAAGAAAGAAGTCCAATTCTCCATCGTTGAGCATCTGCGAAAGCGTATTATAGTTATCTGTTACAATTCTCATCCTGCAATCAGGATTTTTTTCCAAATATGAAATAATCAAATAAGGCAGAAAAGATTCTCCGGCAGACTGCTCTGCCCCCAGGCGCAGCATGGCGGAAGCGGAATTGGATTGCCGCAGCTGTTCTTTGATCCGTTCCGAATCGGTATAGAAAGAACTGACGAACTGATACAATACCTCGCCGGAGGTGGTCAGATGGAACTTTTTGCCCACATAAGTATAGAGTTTTACATTGTAGTATTCTTCCAAGTACTTGATATGGTGGGATACCGCGGGCTGTGTAATGTGCAGTTCTTCGGCGGTCTTTGTAAAACTCTTTGTCTGGCATAGGACAAGAAATGTAAAAAATCGTGTGTCAAGCATAGGACTCCTCCAATATTATTCTGAGTAATAGTTGAATTACGAATTGTAATTTTATTGTAATGGCAAAAGATGATATAATCAAGCATAAGTTAGAATAATCGGAAAGCACTTCTAAAAAACGGAAGAACAACACGAATAGTGCGACTACTTCCGGCGATTCAAACAACATACTATAAAGGAGGAGAATGTATGAAACGATTTTGGGCAGGTATTTTGTGTGTAACCATGGGACTTATGCTATTGACCGGATGTGGCGGGTCATCATCTGATTCTGGAAGCGCATCAGGAGGATCATCCGCGGGCAAGGGTTCGGACGACGGAGAGGGGGTTGTCAGATATACTTTGACATCCACGCCTCAGATCGACCCTGGCGTCGGATCAGATCTAGGAGCCGCAACCGTGCTGATCAATGTATATGATCCATTGGTAATGCCTCAAAAAGACGGCAATATCGAGCCTTGGATTGCAAAAGAGTGGTCCGTATCCGAAGATGGCAAGACCTGGACATTCAAATTGAGGGATGATGTGACATTCCACAGCGGCAATCCGCTAACAGCGAATGACGTGGCGTATACCATGCAGCGCCTTCTGGATATGGGAGAGGGATTTGGATACTTATTCAGTTCCACGATCGAGGCGGTCAATGTCATTGATGATACGACGGTAGAGTTTGTCTGTACAAGGCCTACGGGAACGCTTCTTGCATCCCTGGTCAGGCTTTACATACTAGACAGCAAGCTGGTGGCAGAAAACTATGCATCCGGAGATTTTGGGGACAAAGGCGATTATGGAAAAGCGTTTCTTCTGGAGAACGATGCCGGATGCGGACCGTATAAGGTAAAAGAATACGCGGCAAATTCCCATGTACTGTGCGAGCAGTATACAGACTACTGGGCAGGACTAGATAAGAACGCGCCGAAAGGATTCAAGGCAATCGGCTCCAATGAGGCAGTAACCGTCAAGACCATGATGGAACGAGACGAGCTGGAACTGTCGGATGAATATCAGACCTCTGAGACCATCGAAGCGCTGGATAAGATGAAAGGCATTGACATCATGGAGACCACAAGCGGAGATATCATCTATCTTCTTC
This genomic interval carries:
- a CDS encoding glycerate kinase, yielding MKVVVAIDSLKGSLTSMEAGIAVKEGILAARPDAEVIVKPLADGGEGTTDALIEGMKGERVDLTVTGPMGTKVQAYYGYLEETKTAIIEMASAAGITLVPTDRQDPLAATTYGVGEMINDAIKKGCRNFIIGIGGSVTNDGGIGMLKALGFVFLDSQGNDVGEGAQALSKVAAISSTRTNPRLAECNFQVACDVTNPLCGKNGATYIYGPQKGVTDAQKEPLDQAMAHYAQITADTFGCSYAETEGAGAAGGLGFAFLSFLNARLTPGIDLILDAVGLEEELKDADVAVTGEGRLDHQTAMGKAPVGVARLAKKYNAKVLAFAGSVTKDAAACNQAGIDAFFPIIRGVTTLEEAMKPENARENMRASVEQVFRLL
- a CDS encoding CdaR family transcriptional regulator, which codes for MITTVSRTLAQQIVNTVQDICGHDINFINRKGIIFASTNEERIGTFHEIGKKAADTMTAIEVAEEDNYEGTSKGVNIPISHDGAFIAVIGISGEPESVRKYAYLAERITRLLIREQEVNAAARTLTEKKSYLIQMLLSENPAELGTEELSRIEELLAELRIDRTVKKRVLLYRLHPAANATVPSSAEMKLCQMFDRLKISLYCFQYPNEYVGILDEPVFEQNQAQLKGFADSNTDILSAGVGCADHLLHLAHSYSTAQIALKSASSDKPFVLFDDMDLEILLASLSTRSKEAFLAKTLSLLSEEEKELLRVYFEEGRSLLRTSEKLFLHKNTLQYKLDRIHRISGLNPRDFKDSVLLYLAVLLKYTIPE
- a CDS encoding flavodoxin family protein — protein: MTFYAINGSPRKRGNTAVLLDKALQGVKDVIPDADTKIIHVYDYSYTGCVSCYACKRKGGKYYGRCAKKDAISSLLPELSQADGLIIGSPVYFHSLTGQLQAFLERLLYPYLAYGKEYYSIAPKQMPVAFVYTMNATEEKAQQMNYQIKLSPMEEYAGVVFSPPAVLYCYDTCQFDDYKRYMAQRFSEEKKLQRRQEHFPIDCENARGMGRAMAQKITGQNPTAEGSPGRI
- a CDS encoding LysR family transcriptional regulator, producing the protein MLDTRFFTFLVLCQTKSFTKTAEELHITQPAVSHHIKYLEEYYNVKLYTYVGKKFHLTTSGEVLYQFVSSFYTDSERIKEQLRQSNSASAMLRLGAEQSAGESFLPYLIISYLEKNPDCRMRIVTDNYNTLSQMLNDGELDFFLMDGIVSKTEHDYYELYHSSVVCVCSSMHPLAGKTVPIEEVYNNTLILGADKTPSRKRLESIFRDNHISTIHFHNHIEINNSLPLVKQLLLHNIGISFLYKSAVASELREGILQQIFIENYYEFHAYNLVSLHNSYFHANQIEFIKFCQDFLRQWDSDL
- a CDS encoding ABC transporter substrate-binding protein is translated as MKRFWAGILCVTMGLMLLTGCGGSSSDSGSASGGSSAGKGSDDGEGVVRYTLTSTPQIDPGVGSDLGAATVLINVYDPLVMPQKDGNIEPWIAKEWSVSEDGKTWTFKLRDDVTFHSGNPLTANDVAYTMQRLLDMGEGFGYLFSSTIEAVNVIDDTTVEFVCTRPTGTLLASLVRLYILDSKLVAENYASGDFGDKGDYGKAFLLENDAGCGPYKVKEYAANSHVLCEQYTDYWAGLDKNAPKGFKAIGSNEAVTVKTMMERDELELSDEYQTSETIEALDKMKGIDIMETTSGDIIYLLLNNSKAPTDDEHIRKALAYMLDYDVVCNQVYPNSKKADSIISKNLLGHKKMTDYSFNIEKAKEEIAKSKYADNIQDYPIEVCWVAETPDREKLALLIQAAADQIGVKVNVVKTPWASVVEKSASAETTPNVTTTWFAGDYSEAGAIFDSALSSKNAGTWMNCCWINDSKLDEMIDDALTTLDTDERVAKYEAIQDYLADKCVMIPMAEVTLRLAYQSDYVEYNSADPENLRPVMGYINYMPDIRIYPDKK